A stretch of the Nitratifractor salsuginis DSM 16511 genome encodes the following:
- the nuoN gene encoding NADH-quinone oxidoreductase subunit NuoN produces the protein MVQPIQINLASLNLITLSPMLVTVVGALLILIIDLIKKDLHKSLYVMLAILVLFVDFGATLSLSINERGFFNVMLQDGISVVSQLLILIASMLFLPLALTSKRFHEFSYPEFFALFLFMVAGFQFMVASDNLILIFIGLETASLALYTLIAMHNTPGSHEAAIKYFTMGAMAAGFFVMGAAVLYGLTGSVELYSIAKVFTARMDEPGILLPLIGGAVLLMVAIGFKVSLMPFHLWTPDVYEGSSAPMAGYMSIVPKVAMMVVAMRVFGFYVDMGVEAIRWTIIILAIVTMTLSNMMALVQEDVKRMLAYSSISHAGFVMAALALDTTKAYSSIFLYYGLFLFTNLGAFTMLWISRRKHPSHHERFHHPYIKFSGLVHTAPMGAVIMAVFMLSLAGVPPFSLFWGKLYVISATVDAGYIWLAVIMALNSAIAAYYYLKLIVYMFLKPTVPGNELVGANKSKPLVLIVGIAALVTTLSIFIIQPLLNYVTYMVSVSGY, from the coding sequence ATGGTACAGCCGATTCAAATCAACCTGGCGTCCCTGAATCTCATCACACTCTCACCGATGCTTGTCACCGTCGTGGGGGCACTGCTGATCCTGATCATCGACCTGATCAAGAAAGATCTGCATAAGTCACTCTACGTGATGCTGGCGATCCTGGTGCTCTTTGTGGATTTCGGTGCGACATTGAGCCTGAGCATCAACGAGCGGGGCTTTTTCAATGTGATGTTGCAGGACGGTATCTCTGTGGTATCGCAGCTGCTTATCCTCATCGCTTCGATGCTCTTCCTGCCTCTGGCCCTGACTTCGAAGCGCTTCCATGAATTCTCCTATCCGGAGTTTTTCGCCCTTTTCCTCTTTATGGTGGCCGGTTTCCAGTTTATGGTGGCCAGTGACAACCTGATTCTGATCTTCATCGGCCTGGAAACTGCCTCCCTGGCTCTCTATACGTTGATCGCTATGCACAATACTCCCGGCTCGCATGAAGCGGCGATCAAATACTTCACCATGGGGGCGATGGCGGCAGGGTTCTTTGTGATGGGAGCCGCCGTCCTTTACGGTTTGACCGGTTCGGTCGAGCTTTACAGCATCGCCAAAGTCTTTACCGCCCGAATGGATGAGCCCGGGATCCTCCTGCCGCTCATCGGTGGGGCAGTCCTCCTGATGGTGGCGATCGGCTTCAAAGTCTCTCTGATGCCTTTCCACCTCTGGACCCCCGATGTCTATGAGGGATCCAGTGCCCCGATGGCGGGATATATGTCCATCGTGCCCAAGGTGGCGATGATGGTCGTCGCAATGCGGGTCTTCGGTTTCTACGTCGATATGGGTGTCGAAGCGATTCGTTGGACGATCATCATCCTGGCGATCGTGACGATGACCCTTTCCAATATGATGGCCCTGGTCCAGGAAGATGTTAAACGGATGCTGGCTTACAGCTCCATCTCCCACGCCGGTTTCGTTATGGCGGCCCTGGCCCTGGATACGACGAAGGCCTATTCGAGTATCTTCCTCTACTACGGCCTTTTCCTCTTCACCAACCTCGGGGCCTTTACCATGCTCTGGATCAGCCGCCGGAAACACCCCTCCCACCACGAGCGCTTCCATCACCCCTATATCAAGTTTTCCGGTCTGGTCCATACCGCGCCGATGGGGGCGGTGATCATGGCGGTCTTTATGCTTTCTCTGGCCGGCGTTCCTCCCTTCAGCCTCTTCTGGGGTAAACTCTATGTCATCAGCGCCACGGTCGATGCCGGCTACATCTGGCTGGCAGTCATTATGGCGCTCAACAGCGCCATTGCCGCCTACTACTATCTGAAACTGATCGTCTATATGTTCCTCAAACCCACCGTCCCGGGCAATGAGCTCGTCGGAGCCAACAAATCGAAGCCTCTGGTCCTTATCGTGGGGATCGCGGCTCTGGTGACCACACTCTCGATCTTCATCATCCAGCCGTTGCTGAACTACGTCACCTATATGGTGAGTGTCAGCGGCTACTGA
- the nuoK gene encoding NADH-quinone oxidoreductase subunit NuoK → MIGLSDYLILSAILFSIGVIGVIRRRNLLMLFFATEIMLNAANVAFAALSSFMNDLSGQMFAFFIIAVAASEVAVGLGLLILLYKKYGSLDLDDYTMLKG, encoded by the coding sequence ATGATTGGATTGAGCGACTATCTCATCCTCTCGGCGATACTGTTTAGTATCGGCGTGATCGGGGTGATACGGAGAAGAAATCTTCTGATGCTCTTTTTTGCCACCGAGATCATGCTCAATGCCGCCAATGTGGCCTTTGCAGCGCTCTCAAGTTTTATGAACGACCTGAGCGGCCAAATGTTCGCCTTTTTCATCATTGCCGTCGCGGCGAGTGAAGTGGCGGTAGGCCTCGGTCTGCTGATCCTGCTTTATAAAAAGTACGGATCGCTCGATCTTGATGATTACACCATGTTGAAGGGGTAG
- a CDS encoding uracil-DNA glycosylase, which translates to MRLNGVDEEWEPILLPALMTLEDSYLEWMAAGEGYIPPRDRLLAAFSTLRPNEVRYILFGQDPYPRPESAIGYAFIDGRVREIFSPRGLSREVNRATSLRNFIKMALVARGSLDPRDTSQEAIAALDKTLLVSQMRELRENFERSGVLLLNMALLFTSKEESRRHIRAWRAFIEKLLEGFEAYGPTLILFGAHAREVQKLKSARGLPQVALEHPYNHTFIVNEKAWELFGPMDLLLKR; encoded by the coding sequence TTGCGCCTCAACGGGGTGGATGAGGAGTGGGAGCCGATCCTCTTGCCTGCTTTGATGACACTGGAGGATTCCTATTTGGAGTGGATGGCGGCGGGGGAGGGATATATTCCGCCCCGCGATCGGCTTTTGGCGGCGTTCTCCACGCTTAGGCCCAATGAGGTGCGTTATATCCTCTTTGGGCAAGACCCATACCCCCGCCCCGAGAGCGCGATCGGTTACGCCTTTATCGACGGCAGGGTCCGGGAGATCTTCTCTCCCCGCGGGTTGAGCAGGGAGGTCAACCGGGCGACCAGTCTGAGAAACTTTATCAAGATGGCCCTGGTGGCACGGGGTTCCCTCGATCCTCGGGATACTTCCCAGGAGGCGATCGCCGCATTGGATAAGACTTTGCTGGTCTCCCAGATGAGGGAGCTGCGGGAGAACTTCGAACGCTCCGGCGTTTTGCTGCTCAATATGGCCTTGCTCTTTACTAGCAAAGAGGAATCGCGCAGGCATATCCGTGCATGGAGAGCGTTTATCGAGAAACTTTTGGAAGGGTTTGAAGCCTATGGCCCCACGCTGATCCTCTTTGGGGCCCACGCCCGGGAAGTCCAAAAGCTAAAGAGCGCCCGGGGATTGCCCCAGGTCGCTTTGGAACACCCTTACAACCATACGTTCATCGTCAATGAGAAAGCCTGGGAGCTTTTCGGACCAATGGACCTGCTGCTCAAAAGATGA
- a CDS encoding twin-arginine translocase TatA/TatE family subunit encodes MGMPSGWELLLVVGVIVLLFGGKKIPELAKGLGKGIKDFKQAVKEDEEASAPAKEIENKEASASGTQSEASEVKESQKA; translated from the coding sequence ATGGGTATGCCTAGCGGATGGGAACTTCTCCTGGTCGTCGGAGTCATCGTACTCCTCTTCGGCGGCAAGAAAATCCCCGAACTGGCCAAAGGGCTGGGAAAAGGGATCAAAGATTTCAAACAGGCGGTCAAAGAGGACGAAGAGGCGTCAGCCCCGGCCAAAGAGATCGAGAACAAAGAGGCGAGCGCTTCAGGCACACAGAGTGAAGCCTCCGAAGTCAAAGAGAGCCAAAAAGCTTAA
- the gmk gene encoding guanylate kinase, protein MSGAILILSGPSGAGKSTIIQRAEPLIGDFYFSISTTTRPPREGEVHGVDYYFTDKESFERDIAAGEFLEYAQVHGNYYGTSLKPVREALEEGKLVIFDIDVQGHRLARAKMGDLITSAFITPPTIAELERRLLSRSTDDPETVRRRLENAKEEIRALEEYDFLIINDDLDRATEEFVTVAKAARLRPGHEALRRFRESWLASGSRS, encoded by the coding sequence ATGAGCGGAGCGATCTTGATCCTTTCGGGTCCCAGCGGAGCAGGCAAAAGCACGATCATTCAGCGGGCGGAGCCCCTGATCGGTGATTTTTATTTCTCCATCTCCACCACCACCCGACCCCCGAGAGAGGGGGAGGTGCACGGTGTGGACTACTATTTCACCGACAAAGAGAGCTTTGAGCGTGATATCGCGGCAGGGGAGTTTCTGGAGTATGCCCAGGTCCACGGCAACTACTACGGTACTTCCCTCAAACCGGTCCGGGAAGCCCTCGAAGAGGGGAAACTGGTGATCTTCGATATCGATGTGCAGGGGCATCGCCTGGCGCGGGCGAAGATGGGGGATCTGATCACCTCCGCCTTTATCACGCCGCCGACGATCGCCGAGCTGGAGCGGCGCCTGCTGAGCCGCAGTACCGACGATCCGGAGACGGTGCGCCGCCGCCTGGAGAACGCCAAAGAGGAGATCCGGGCTTTGGAGGAGTATGACTTCCTCATCATCAACGACGATCTGGATCGGGCGACGGAAGAGTTCGTCACCGTGGCCAAGGCGGCCAGACTCCGGCCGGGGCACGAGGCCCTGAGACGTTTCCGTGAATCGTGGCTCGCCTCGGGGAGCCGTAGCTAA
- a CDS encoding NADH-quinone oxidoreductase subunit M, translated as MENILSVLIFFPLVAAMLGFVVKKDSIRVYGITVAAIEFLLTLWLWFAFDSNNPGFQFIEFIPLVPDFGINYYVGVDGISLFIVIMAAMITLLGIIALGEIKDLKNMIITLLFLEVAMVGVFLSLDAIVFYLFWEFSLVPMLYIIGAWGGEKRLYAAIKFFLYTFAGSLIMLVGMLYIAYIYHSVAGVWSFSLTDWYALVLPISVQKWLFWAFFLGFAIKVPMFPFHTWLPYAHGQAPTVGSVILAAVLLKMGTYGFVRFSLPLFPDASVLYLTPIAVIAVIMIIYTAMVAYAQKDMKQVIAYSSISHMGVIILGIFAMNPEGITGSVFLMLSHGIVSGALFLLVGVIYDRRHTKLMSEFGGLASVMPKYAVIYGITLMASVGLPLTIGFVGEYLSLAGFFRVSPILAFLGGFSIILGAVYMLSLYKKSFFGPVTKEENKKLKDLNTRELTALIPLVAIIIWLGVYPKPVLGPIDNSVKALVAFMEQKAQTPEAKQIIHVSRSTKEAK; from the coding sequence ATGGAAAATATTTTAAGTGTATTGATCTTCTTCCCGCTGGTAGCGGCGATGCTTGGCTTTGTCGTCAAGAAAGATTCGATCCGTGTCTATGGGATCACCGTTGCGGCCATCGAATTTCTGCTGACGCTCTGGCTCTGGTTCGCTTTTGACAGCAACAATCCGGGCTTCCAGTTCATCGAATTCATTCCGCTGGTTCCCGATTTCGGGATCAACTACTACGTAGGGGTCGATGGAATCAGCCTCTTCATCGTCATTATGGCGGCGATGATCACCCTGCTGGGGATCATCGCGCTCGGGGAGATCAAGGATCTCAAGAACATGATCATCACCCTGCTGTTCCTGGAAGTGGCGATGGTCGGCGTCTTCCTCTCCCTCGATGCGATTGTCTTCTACCTCTTCTGGGAATTCTCTCTGGTACCGATGCTCTATATCATCGGTGCCTGGGGTGGGGAAAAACGCCTCTATGCGGCGATCAAGTTCTTCCTCTATACCTTCGCCGGCTCCCTGATCATGCTGGTGGGGATGCTTTACATCGCCTACATCTATCACTCGGTAGCGGGTGTATGGAGCTTCTCGCTGACCGACTGGTACGCGCTGGTCCTGCCTATTTCGGTGCAGAAGTGGCTCTTCTGGGCCTTCTTCCTCGGTTTCGCGATCAAGGTTCCAATGTTCCCCTTCCACACCTGGCTGCCCTATGCTCACGGACAGGCCCCCACCGTCGGTTCGGTCATCCTGGCCGCGGTGCTGCTGAAAATGGGAACCTACGGTTTTGTCCGTTTCTCCTTGCCGCTCTTCCCTGACGCATCGGTACTCTATCTCACACCGATCGCTGTGATCGCGGTGATCATGATCATCTATACGGCGATGGTTGCCTATGCCCAGAAGGATATGAAGCAGGTGATCGCCTACTCCTCCATTTCCCATATGGGAGTGATTATTCTGGGGATTTTCGCTATGAACCCTGAGGGAATCACCGGTTCGGTCTTTTTGATGCTCTCTCACGGGATCGTCTCCGGAGCCCTCTTCCTTCTGGTTGGCGTGATCTATGACCGGCGCCATACCAAGCTGATGAGCGAGTTCGGCGGTCTGGCCTCCGTGATGCCCAAATATGCGGTGATCTATGGTATCACACTGATGGCCTCCGTCGGCCTTCCCCTGACCATCGGATTTGTCGGGGAGTACCTCTCCCTGGCCGGTTTCTTCAGAGTCTCTCCGATCCTGGCGTTTCTGGGAGGGTTCTCCATCATTCTCGGGGCAGTCTATATGCTCTCTCTTTACAAGAAGAGCTTTTTCGGTCCGGTGACCAAAGAAGAGAATAAAAAACTCAAAGACCTCAATACCCGCGAATTGACCGCACTGATTCCGCTGGTCGCGATCATCATTTGGTTGGGGGTCTATCCCAAACCGGTTCTGGGCCCCATCGACAACAGCGTCAAAGCATTGGTCGCTTTTATGGAGCAGAAGGCTCAGACTCCGGAAGCCAAACAGATCATTCACGTTAGCCGAAGCACCAAGGAGGCGAAATAA
- a CDS encoding NADH-quinone oxidoreductase subunit J produces the protein MMETFAFYFFAVLITALFLVTVLSQNILYAMTSLAAGMVLISGLFFILGADFLGVVQLIVYVGAVMALYAFAMMFFDATGRIKERHSHPALVFLLGGLTAVMLVVIFAAPQIGHNIQALFPTADGMDNPHAVGLVLFTKYLVPFEVAAVMLLVAMIAGIILAGKKMERSLSKIDDSKLETSDEKDER, from the coding sequence ATGATGGAAACTTTTGCCTTTTACTTTTTCGCCGTTTTGATCACGGCACTCTTCCTGGTCACGGTCCTGAGCCAGAACATACTCTATGCGATGACCTCCCTCGCGGCCGGGATGGTGTTGATCTCCGGGCTCTTTTTCATCCTGGGTGCGGACTTCCTCGGCGTGGTCCAGCTCATCGTCTATGTCGGAGCGGTGATGGCCCTGTACGCCTTTGCCATGATGTTCTTCGATGCGACCGGCAGGATCAAAGAACGCCATTCCCATCCCGCCCTGGTCTTTTTGCTCGGGGGACTGACGGCTGTGATGCTGGTCGTCATCTTCGCCGCGCCGCAGATCGGACACAATATTCAGGCACTCTTCCCCACGGCGGACGGTATGGACAACCCCCACGCGGTCGGATTGGTGCTCTTTACCAAATACCTCGTGCCCTTTGAAGTGGCCGCGGTGATGCTCCTTGTGGCGATGATCGCCGGGATTATCCTCGCCGGCAAAAAGATGGAGCGGAGTCTTTCGAAAATCGACGACAGCAAATTGGAAACCAGTGATGAAAAGGATGAACGATGA
- the mqnP gene encoding menaquinone biosynthesis prenyltransferase MqnP, with protein MTTAKNGLKGKLRDLSELVMFQHSVFSLPFIFVAMVVAAHGWFGWRLFFLGILAAVTARNFAMGVNRYLDRDIDALNPRTKGRPSVDGRISTGEMLGFILLNALAFIAVAWAINDLAFRLSVPILIILGAYTLFKRFSALAHLVLGLSLGLAPIAGAIAVSDAIPVWSLWLAAGVTFWVAGFDLLYSLQDMEFDREHGLHSIPARLGARGTLLLAALFHLVAVLCWEAFVLSAGLGIWAQAAVLFSALMLGYEHYLVHKDFSQIDRAFFTVNGYLGFVFFALVVLDVAVG; from the coding sequence ATGACAACGGCAAAGAATGGCTTGAAGGGCAAGCTGCGTGATCTCTCCGAACTGGTGATGTTCCAGCATTCGGTCTTTTCCCTCCCTTTTATTTTCGTGGCGATGGTGGTGGCGGCTCACGGATGGTTCGGGTGGCGCCTCTTTTTCCTGGGCATTCTGGCGGCGGTGACGGCAAGAAATTTTGCCATGGGGGTCAACCGCTATCTCGACCGGGACATCGACGCCCTCAACCCGCGGACGAAAGGCCGTCCCTCCGTCGACGGACGGATCAGCACCGGGGAGATGCTGGGATTTATTCTCCTCAATGCCCTCGCTTTCATCGCAGTGGCCTGGGCCATCAACGATCTGGCGTTCAGACTTTCGGTCCCGATTCTGATTATTCTGGGGGCTTATACCCTCTTCAAACGCTTCAGTGCCCTGGCCCATCTGGTCCTGGGACTTTCGCTGGGCCTGGCTCCCATCGCGGGGGCGATCGCGGTGAGCGATGCCATTCCCGTCTGGTCCCTCTGGCTGGCGGCGGGGGTGACCTTCTGGGTCGCCGGATTTGATCTGCTCTACAGTCTGCAGGATATGGAGTTCGACCGGGAGCATGGTCTTCATTCGATCCCGGCACGCCTGGGAGCTCGGGGGACTCTTCTCCTGGCGGCACTCTTTCACCTTGTCGCCGTTTTATGCTGGGAAGCCTTTGTCCTGAGTGCCGGACTGGGAATCTGGGCCCAGGCGGCGGTACTCTTTTCGGCACTGATGTTGGGATATGAGCACTACCTCGTCCATAAGGATTTCAGCCAGATCGATCGGGCCTTTTTCACGGTCAACGGATATCTCGGTTTTGTTTTCTTCGCATTAGTCGTGCTCGATGTGGCAGTTGGATGA
- the nuoL gene encoding NADH-quinone oxidoreductase subunit L, with amino-acid sequence METLVYIALFAPLVGSLFAALFGMRPKTLLTGVVTSLLLFVSFVASVLLLKHVHSFGAVHVRLMDWIVAGDMSIPFSFTVDQVTAVMMVVVTLVSTVVHIYSNGYMEHDKGFNRFFSYLSAFVFSMLVLVMSDNYLGLFIGWEGVGVCSWLLIGFWYHKPDVTRDVNPSISPSWAANEAFIMNRIADLGMLLGIFLIYWNVGSLQYKDVFAAVPHMSHSLLVLIGALLFVGAMGKSAQFPLHTWLADAMEGPTPVSALIHAATMVTAGVYLVIRSFPLYSQIPEVSYFIAVLGTFVAIFAASMALVNRDLKRIIAYSTLSQLGYMFAAAGLGAYWVALFHLAAHAFFKALLFLGAGNVMHAMNDELDIFKMGGLKKVMRWTYLYMGVASLALAGIWPFAGFFSKDTILEAAFNEHTYGIWFVLWFTAGLTAFYSFRLVFLTFWSDERYKKYGFHPHEVQNYVLWAMFPLGLLAVIFGWWKEQFMEFVTHLLPAYEMSEHTEEMVWILTVVTLSIAIGGIILAFVMYSKRLRRNEKIEKSLPYRVLINQYYIPILYEKVFTKPYAELSDIAWKEIDMQVVDATVDGIARVVEESGDGARKIQTGNLSDYLKWMAAGALLLAILAIFVAMNQ; translated from the coding sequence ATGGAAACACTGGTCTATATTGCACTTTTTGCACCGCTGGTCGGCTCGCTCTTCGCGGCGCTTTTCGGAATGCGCCCCAAGACCCTGCTGACGGGAGTTGTGACGTCCCTGCTGCTGTTTGTCTCTTTTGTCGCCTCGGTCCTGCTTTTGAAGCATGTCCACTCTTTCGGTGCCGTTCACGTCCGACTGATGGATTGGATCGTAGCGGGCGATATGTCGATTCCCTTCAGCTTCACCGTCGATCAGGTGACGGCGGTGATGATGGTGGTGGTGACCCTGGTCTCTACGGTCGTTCATATCTATTCCAACGGCTATATGGAGCATGACAAGGGTTTCAACCGCTTCTTCAGCTATCTTTCCGCCTTTGTCTTCTCGATGCTGGTCCTGGTGATGAGCGACAACTACCTGGGACTCTTCATCGGATGGGAAGGGGTCGGTGTCTGTTCCTGGCTCCTGATCGGCTTTTGGTATCACAAGCCCGATGTCACCCGGGATGTCAACCCCTCCATCTCCCCCTCCTGGGCGGCCAACGAAGCCTTTATTATGAACCGGATCGCGGACCTGGGGATGCTGTTGGGGATCTTCTTGATCTACTGGAACGTCGGATCGCTCCAGTATAAGGATGTCTTCGCGGCCGTACCTCATATGAGTCATTCGCTGCTGGTCCTGATCGGGGCCCTGCTCTTCGTCGGGGCGATGGGTAAATCGGCACAGTTCCCTCTGCACACCTGGCTGGCGGATGCGATGGAGGGCCCCACACCGGTTTCCGCATTGATCCACGCGGCGACGATGGTTACCGCCGGCGTCTATCTGGTGATCCGCTCCTTCCCCCTTTACAGCCAGATTCCCGAGGTGAGCTATTTCATCGCCGTTTTGGGTACCTTTGTGGCGATCTTTGCCGCTTCGATGGCGCTGGTCAACCGGGATCTGAAGCGGATCATCGCCTATTCGACCCTTTCCCAGTTGGGTTATATGTTCGCCGCTGCGGGCTTGGGCGCCTACTGGGTGGCCCTCTTCCACCTTGCGGCCCATGCCTTCTTCAAAGCGCTCCTCTTCCTGGGAGCCGGAAACGTCATGCACGCGATGAACGATGAGCTGGACATCTTCAAGATGGGCGGGCTGAAGAAAGTGATGCGTTGGACCTACCTCTATATGGGAGTTGCCTCGCTGGCCCTCGCCGGGATTTGGCCTTTCGCCGGCTTCTTCTCCAAGGATACGATCCTGGAGGCCGCTTTCAACGAGCACACCTACGGAATCTGGTTCGTTCTCTGGTTTACCGCCGGTTTGACCGCTTTCTACAGTTTCCGGCTTGTCTTCCTGACCTTCTGGAGCGATGAGCGTTACAAGAAATACGGTTTCCATCCCCATGAAGTCCAGAACTATGTCCTCTGGGCCATGTTCCCCCTGGGATTGCTCGCGGTGATCTTCGGATGGTGGAAAGAGCAATTTATGGAGTTCGTCACCCATCTGCTCCCCGCTTACGAGATGAGTGAGCATACCGAGGAGATGGTTTGGATTTTGACCGTCGTCACTCTGAGTATCGCCATCGGCGGGATCATTCTGGCCTTTGTCATGTACTCCAAGCGTCTGCGCCGCAACGAGAAGATCGAAAAGAGCCTGCCCTATCGGGTTTTGATCAACCAGTATTACATTCCGATCCTCTATGAAAAAGTCTTTACCAAGCCCTACGCGGAACTCTCCGATATCGCTTGGAAAGAGATCGATATGCAGGTTGTCGACGCGACGGTTGACGGAATTGCCCGTGTGGTCGAAGAGTCAGGAGACGGGGCTCGGAAGATCCAGACCGGAAATCTTTCCGATTATCTCAAATGGATGGCGGCCGGTGCACTGCTGCTGGCGATCCTGGCGATCTTCGTCGCTATGAATCAGTAA
- the miaA gene encoding tRNA (adenosine(37)-N6)-dimethylallyltransferase MiaA, whose protein sequence is MKDPLKQIALIGPTASGKSALALELAERFHGYILSIDSLAIYKEIDIASAKPTREELARVPHFGIDLLRPDEPFDVTRFIALYKQAARQAALESKPLILVGGSSFYLKALIDGVSPLPEISEETSQTVDRLLQNLSDAYRLLQERAPHTAARISPQDRYRIEKSLLILLETDEEPLEYFKRNPPVSPVSLPLPLYEVSRERSELRERIALRTTQMLEKGLIDEVARLESHYGRAPQSMKAIGIAEVLDYFDGRLNRCELAEKITTNTARLAKRQSTFNRSQFVYVRRDVPEALYREISDYFGKES, encoded by the coding sequence ATGAAAGATCCTTTGAAACAAATCGCGCTGATCGGCCCCACCGCGAGCGGGAAAAGCGCGCTCGCCCTCGAACTGGCGGAACGGTTTCACGGCTACATCCTCTCCATCGACTCCCTTGCTATCTACAAAGAGATCGATATCGCTTCGGCCAAACCGACACGGGAAGAGTTGGCGCGGGTTCCCCATTTCGGCATCGATTTGCTTCGCCCCGACGAACCCTTCGACGTGACACGCTTTATCGCTCTATACAAGCAGGCGGCCCGACAGGCGGCCCTGGAGTCGAAACCTCTGATCCTGGTCGGAGGAAGCAGCTTTTACCTCAAAGCGCTCATCGACGGGGTCAGTCCTTTGCCGGAAATCTCGGAAGAGACTTCTCAAACCGTAGATCGATTACTTCAAAATCTCTCCGACGCCTACCGTCTACTTCAGGAGAGAGCCCCGCACACCGCCGCACGCATCTCCCCGCAGGATCGGTACCGTATCGAGAAATCTCTCCTGATCCTCCTAGAGACAGATGAAGAACCTCTGGAGTATTTCAAACGAAACCCGCCCGTATCTCCTGTCAGTCTCCCTCTCCCCCTCTATGAAGTCTCCAGGGAGCGGAGTGAACTCAGGGAACGTATCGCTCTGCGCACTACACAGATGCTCGAAAAGGGACTGATCGACGAAGTCGCCCGGCTGGAATCTCACTACGGCAGAGCGCCTCAATCAATGAAGGCTATCGGAATCGCGGAGGTGCTGGATTACTTCGACGGGCGGCTGAACCGCTGCGAGCTCGCAGAAAAGATCACGACCAATACTGCGCGACTCGCCAAACGACAAAGCACCTTCAATCGGAGCCAGTTTGTCTACGTGAGACGGGATGTACCCGAAGCGCTTTACCGGGAGATTTCAGACTATTTCGGGAAAGAGAGTTGA